GAACCCCCGCCGGCCCGAACCCGGCCCGAACCCGGCGACGGAGGGAGCAGCGGCGGGGGCGACGGCGAGAGCGAGCCGGAGGAGGCGCTGCGGCCGCTGCGTCAGCGGCTGATCACCGCCGCGGTGCTGGCGGTGCCCGTGGTCGCCATGGCGATGGTCCCGGCCCTGCAGTTCGAGTACTGGCAGTGGCTCTCGCTGACACTGGCCGCGCCGGTGGTGACGTACGCGGCCTGGCCGTTCCACCGGGCGGCCTTCACCAACGCCCGGCACGGCGCGGCCACCATGGACACCCTGGTGTCGGTCGGCGTCTCGGCGGCGTTCCTCTGGTCGCTCTGGGCCCTGTTCCTGGGCTCCGCGGGAGAACCGGGCATGACCCACGGCTTCGAGCTGACCATCGCCCGGACCGACGGCGCCGGGAACATCTACCTCGAGGTCGCGGCCGGAGTGACGGCGTTCATCCTGGCGGGCCGCTACTTCGAGGCTCGCTCCAAGCGCAGGGCCGGCGCGGCGCTGAAGGCCCTCATGGAACTCGGAGCCAAGGACGTGACCGTGCTGCGCGCCGGCGCGGAGCAGCTGGTCCCCGTCGAGGAACTGGCCGTGGGCGACCGCTTCCTGGTACGCCCCGGCGAGAAGATCGCCACCGACGGCACCGTCGTCGAAGGCTCGTCCGCCGTGGACGTGTCCATGCTGACCGGCGAGTCCGTGCCCGTGGAGGTGTCCGTCGGGGACGCCGTCACCGGGGCCACGCTCAACGCCGGTGGACGGCTCGTCGTCGAGGCCCGCCGGGTCGGCGGGGACACCCAGCTGGCGCGTATGGCGAAACTGGTCGAGGACGCGCAGAACGGCAAGGCCGCGGTGCAGCGGCTGGCGGACCGGATCTCCGCCGTGTTCGTGCCTGCCGTCATCGTCCTGGCCCTCGGCACGCTCGGCTTCTGGCTCGGCAGCGGAGCGGGAGGGACGGCCGCCTTCACGGCCGCGGTCGCCGTGCTGATCATCGCCTGCCCCTGCGCGCTCGGACTGGCCACCCCCACCGCGCTGATGGTGGGTACGGGGCGGGGTGCCCAGCTCGGCATTCTGATCAAGGGGCCGGAGGTTCTGGAGAGCACCCGCAGGGCCGACACCATCGTTCTCGACAAGACCGGCACGGTGACCACCGGGAAGATGACGCTCCTGGGGATCCACACCGCCGCGGGGACCGGCGAGATCGAGGTGCTGCGGCTGGCCGGGGCCCTGGAGAGTGCCTCCGAGCACCCCCTCGCCCGGGCCGTGGTCAGCGGAGCGGCCGAGCGGGCCGGGGCGCTCCCGGCGCCCGAGGACTTCGTCAACGTCCCCGGCCTGGGCGTGCGGGGCGTCGTCGACGGCCATGCCGTCCTGGTCGGCCGCGAGCGGCTGCTCGCCGACGCGGGCGTCGCGCTCCCGGCCGAACTCGAACAGGCCAGGGCGCGCGCCGAGGCGGCGGGCCGGACCGCGATCACGGTGGCGTGGGACGGCCGGGCGCGGGCCGTCCTGGGGGTCGCCGACGCGGTGAAGCCCACGAGCGCCGAGGCGGTACGCCGACTGCGCGCTCTCGGGCTGACTCCGATCCTGCTGACCGGCGACAACAAGGCCGTCGCCGAGGCGGTCGCGGCCGAGGTCGGCATAGACCGCGTCATCGCCGAGGTCATGCCCGAGGACAAGGTCGACGTGGTGCGGCGGCTGCAGGAGGAGGGCCGGACGGTGGCGATGGTCGGTGACGGCGTCAACGACGCGGCCGCGCTCGCCCAGGCCGATCTGGGCCTGGCCATGGGTACCGGTACGGACGCCGCCATCGAGGCGGGGGACCTGACCCTGGTGCGCGGCGACCTGAGGGTGGCGGCGGACGCGATCCGGTTGTCACGCAGGACACTCGGCACGATCAAGGGCAACCTCTTCTGGGCCTTCGCCTACAACGTCGCCGCTCTTCCGCTCGCCGCGGCGGGACTGCTGAACCCGATGATCGCGGGCGCGGCGATGGCGTTCTCGTCGGTCTTCGTCGTCGGCAACAGCCTGCGCCTGCGGCGCTTCCGCCCGGCGCGCCGAGTCCAGCCGGGGACGGGCCGCCGGGGCGCCCTCGCGGCGTGACACGCCGCCGGGCGAGGGGTGACTGCCCAGCGGGCGCGGGTCGCCCGTGCGCACCGCGACGGGCCACGGGAACATCCGAGCGCGGCGCCCCGGGGATGCTCCGAAGGGCCGGTGGAGCAGAGGCAGAACGGCGAGTGAGTACACCGAGTGAGTACGGGGAGGGGGTACGGGGAGGGTGCCCGACCGGGCACCCTCCCCGTCGCCACCGGGTCAGTTCCTCCCGAGCAGCTTCTCCATCAGCGCGATCTCACCGGTCTGGGCGGTGATGATCTCGCCCGCCATCCTCTTGGCGGGCGCGTGGGCGCCCTCGGCCCGCTCGGCCTCGGCCATGGCCACCGCGCCCTCGTGGTGCCGGATCATCAGCTCCATGAAGGCGGTGTCGAACGCCGTGCCCGAGGACTTCTCCAGCCGGGCCATCTCCCCGGCTCCCATCATCCCTTCCGCGCCGTGCGCGGAGTGGTCCGCGCCCTCGGCGGGAACGTCCTCGCCCCAGGAGGCCAGCCACCCGGAGAGCGTCCTGATCTCCGGGTCCTGAGCCTTCCGGATGTCCTCGGCGAGCTTCCTCACCTCGGCCGACCCGGCGCGGGACGCGGCCAGGTCCGCCATCTCCACGGCCTGCCGGTGATGGGGGACCATGCCCTGCGCGAAGGCGACGTCGGCGGCGTTGTGCCGCTGCTGGGCGGAGGAGGGCGCCGTGGACGGTGACGCTGCCGCGTGACCGCCGGGGCGGTCCGCCGTACCGCCGTTTCCGCCGCACGCGGCCAGAGCGAGGACGGCCGCTCCGGCGGCCGCCGCCGCGGCGACCTGGCGGATGGGGGAACGCTTGCTGTTCATGCTGGTGCAACTCCTTGACGCGCGGCCGGGATCCGGGCGCGCGGGATCGTGGAAACGAGGGCGTGCGGAGGCGCGGCACCGCTCACCGGCCGGGCCGGGCCGGGGTGGGAGCGGAGCGCCGCGTGGGTCGCCCTATATGCGCAGGAGTTGCAGCTCGGCCAGATCGGGCGGGGCTCGCCCGGCCGGAGCGGTACGACCGGTACCGTCCGGCGCCGCGAAGTCGGGCGGGACCCCGAGCCCGGCGGTCGGTACGGGCGGTGCGTACGAGGAGCCGACCCCGGTCGCCGCGCAGTTCCCGTCGGCGTGGTCGAGGTGGTTCGGACCGCCGTCCGTGTGCGAGCAACCCGGACCGGCCTCGGGCACGGACGGCTCGGAGGGGGGCCGCCGGTGGTCGGAGGCCGCGTGGGAGGGCTGGTGGCCGGACGGCGCGTGGGCCGTGGCCACCGCGTCGTGCGCCGGGGCGTGCGTCCCGGCGCCTCCGGTGGGCGCCAGGGCGTGCATGCCCAGCACACCCGCCAGGACCGTCAGCACCAGCAACGCGAGCGCACGCCCCGTGGGGCGTGCGCGGCCGGTGGTGTGACGGGTCATGGGCTCATCGTAGGGCCCCGCCCGCGGACGGTTCCCGGGCCCCTGCCGTGGGCGGACGCGGGCCGGGGCGTGAGTCCGGGGACGCGCACGCCGGGCGTACGGGGGTTGGCGAGGGTGGTTGCCGCCCGGCGGCGCGAGGCTGGCGCGACAGGACGTTCGCGCCGCCGGGCGGGGCTCGTGGGACCGGGGCCGGGTTCCGGTGAGTCTCCCCGGGCCGGCAAGTCTCCCCGGGCCGGCAAGTCTCCCGGGGGCTGGGGCTGGGGCTGGGGCGGGGGCGGGGGCGGGGGCGCGGGGTCGCCACGAGCCCGACCGAGGAAGGCCCTCCGGGTGGCCGGGGTCCGGGCCGAAGGAGGCACGGGGCCGGGGAGGGACGTTCGGATCCTGCGCCTGAGGGGCTCGCGAGGGGGAGCCCCGAGAGGCCGGCCACCGGGTTCGGCCGACGTGGGCCGACTGCGGCCGACTGCGGTCGGGTTCAGCCGGTCGGGCCGGCCGTTCGGATTGGGCCGGCCGTTCGGGTCGGGTCGGCTTCCGCCGGGACCGCGGCGGGGCGATGGGCTCTCCGGCCCCCTCCCTCAGGTCTGGAAGGGAGCCCGGTCGGCCCGTACCACCGCACTGGCTCGCACACCGCCGCGGTCCTCGGGCGGGCGCCGGCCGCGCGGCCGGCGCCGTGTCCTCCCCGCCGGCCACCCCTCATCCGGGCCGGCGGTTCGGACGGCGTACGCAGGCGGGACCTCCCAGTCTGCACGCGTACGCGGTCTCGGTCCCCCGTGCTTCCCGCCCCGGGCCGGCGACCGGCACGCACCACGCGGCCGACATGGCCGACACGGCCGATGTGACCGGCGTGGCAGATCCGGACGGCGCGGGGAGCGGGACGAACGGGGGAGCACGGAGGGAACGGGGGAGCGGGGGCTCAGTCCTCGCGCAGGGCGCGGACCGCCTCCTCCACGCGCTTGCCGTAGTCCGGGTCGGCGGCGTGGAAGTGGGCGAGGTTCTTGTCGATCACGTCGTCGCGGGAGACCTGGGACAGCCCGCCGGCGATGTTCGCGACCAGACGCGACTTCTCCTCCTCCGACATCAGGCGGTAGAGCTCACCGGCCTGGTGGAAGTCGTCGTCCTTGGCGTGCAGCGGCGCGGCGTGCGTGCCGGTGTGGCCGTACAGGGCCAGCGGGGCCGAGAGGGCCGCGTCGGTCTGCACCGGGCCCGCGTACGAGTTCGGCTCGTAGTTCTTGTCGTGGCGGGAGCCGTTGCGGGTGGCCATGAGGCCGTCGCGGCCGTAGTTGTCGGCGCCGCCGGGAACGGCCTTCGGCGCGTTCACCGCGAGCTGCGTGTGGTTGACGCCGAGCCGGTAGCGGTGGGCGTCCGCGTAGGCGAACAGACGGCCCTGGAGCATCTTGTCCGGCGAGGGCCCGATGCCCGGCACGAAGTTGTTCGGCGAGAACGCCGCCTGCTCGACCTCGGCGAAGACGTTGTCGGGGTTGCGGTCGAGGACCAGCCGTCCGACGCGCTGCAGCGGGTAGTCGGCGTGCGGCCACACCTTGGTGAGATCGAACGGGTTGAAGCGGTAGTCCGCCGCCTCGGCCGCGGGCATGATCTGCACGTACAGCGTCCAGGACGGGTTCACGCCCCGCTCGATGGCCTGCAGCAGGTCCGTCTGGTGCGAGTTGGGGTCGCTGCCCGCGACCTCCGCGGCCTGCTCGCTGCTCAGGCAGCGGATGCCCTGGTTGGTCTTGAAGTGGTACTTGACGAAGAAGGCCTCGCCCTCGGCGTTCGTCCACTGGTAGGTGTGGGACCCGTAGCCGTTCATGTGGCGGTACGAGGCCGGGATGCCCCGGTCGCCCATCAGCCAGGTGATCTGGTGCGTGGCCTCCGGCGCGTGGGCCCAGAAGTCCCAGACGTTGTCCGGCTCCTGCTTGCCGGTGAACGGGTCGCGCTTCTGGGAGTGGATGAAGTCCGGGAACTTGACCGGGTCCTTGATGAAGAACACCGGGGTGTTGTTGCCGACGAGGTCGTAGTTGCCCTCCTCGGTGTAGAACTTCACCGCGAAGCCGCGCGGGTCGCGGACGGCGTCCGCGCCGCCGAGCGAGTCCGCCACGGTGGAGAAGCGCAGGAAGACCTCGGTGCGCTTGCCGACCGTGTCCAGGAACCCGGCCCGGGTGAAGCCGGTGATGTCGTCGGTCACCTCGAAGTAGCCGTACGCGCCGGAGCCGCGCGCATGGACGACCCGCTCCGGGATGCGCTCGCGGTTGAAGCGGGCGAGCTTCTCCAGCAGGTGCTGGTCCTGGAGCAGGAGCGGGCCACCGACGCCGGCGGTGGCGGAGTTCTGGTTGTCGGCGACCGGGGCGCCGGACTCGGTCGTAAGCACGCGCTGCGTCATGGGTGGGAGGGCGGCCTTCCGTGCGGGAGCTGCTGAGGTGTCAGGAGCGTAAGTACGTGCCCGAGAGAACGTCAACAGTTTGTTGAAGTCTGGGGTGGGAATCCGGGCCGTGGCTGCGCCTGGGCGCGACAGGACAGGTGTCGGCGCAGCCACGGCCCGGACGTGTGAGGGGGCCGATGACGACCCCGGGGGGTGGGGAACTGTGGGGTCCGGGCGGGTGCGGGTCCACTGCGGTCACCCGCCGTGGTGATCCGCCACGGTCGCTCGCTGCGGTCAACCACCGTGGTCGTCCGCCGCGGACATCCGTTGCGGTCAACCGTCGTGGTCACCCGCCGCGGACATCCGCCCGGGTGCGAGTGGGGCGGGCGGGCGGACGCCGGGGCGGGTCAGGCGGCCGGCGAGCCGGACAGGCGCTCCACCGCGCGGAGCAGTGCGGAGTGGTCCAGGCCCCCGTCGCCCTGTGCGCGCAGGGAGGCGACCAGCTGGGCGACGACGGCCCCGACCGGCAGTGCGGCACCGACGTTGCGGGCGGCGTCGGTCACGATGCCCATGTCCTTGTGGTGGAGGTCGATCCGGAAGCCCGGCTTGAAGTCCCGGTCGAGGAAGTTGTCCTTCTTGCGGGTCAGGACGGTGGAGCCGGCCAGTCCGCCGTTGAGGACGTCCAGGGCCGCCCGCAGGTCCACACCGGACTTCTCGAGGAAGACGACGGCCTCGGCGCAGGCCTGGATGTTGATGGCGACGATCAGCTGGTTCGCGGCCTTCACCGTCTGGCCGGAGCCGTGCGGGCCGCACAGGACGATCGTCTTGCCCAGGGCCTCGAGGATGGGGCGGGCCTCGTCGAAGGCGTCCTGCTCGCCGCCGACCATGATCGACAGTACCGCCTCGACGGCGCCGGCCTCGCCGCCGGAGACGGGGGCGTCCAGGACGCGGATCCCCTTGTCGGCCGCGTTCTTCGCCAGCTCTACGGAGGTCTGCGGGGTGATCGAGGACATGTCGATCAGCAGGGCACCGCGCTTCGCGTTCTCCAGGATGCCGTCCGGGCCGTAGGCCACGGCCTCCACCTGCGGCGAGGCCGGCACCATGGTGATCACGACATCGGCGCCCGCGACGGCCTCGGCGATCGACGTGGCGGCGGTGCCCCCGGCGGCAGTGAGGCGGTCCAGCTTCTCCTGCTCCAGGGTGTAGCCGGTCACCTGGTAGCCCGCCTTGATCAGGTTCTCGGACATGGGGGAGCCCATGATGCCGAGGCCGATCCACGCGATCGTGGGCAGGTCGGTACGGGGCGAGTCTGCGAGGGTGCTCATCGGGATGCCTCTCTTGAAGCGGTGGTACGAAGGGGGGCGGCGGACGGCAGGCCCGGGCTCAGTGCGCGGGCCGGGCGCTCTCGGGGAGCCAGTCGAAGGACCGGGCGCTCGGACGGTCGCCGGCCTTGTACTCCAGGCCGACCCAGCCGTCGTAACCGGCCTTCCTCAGCCGGTCGAGCAGCTCCTCGAGCGGCAGGGAACCGGTGCCCGGCGCGCCGCGCCCGGGGTTGTCCGCGATCTGCACATGGCCGGTCTTCGCCGCGTAGGCGTCGATGACGGCGGCGACGTCCTCGCCGTTCATCGACAGGTGGTAGATGTCCAGCAGGAACTTGGCGTTGCCGAGGCCCGTGGCGGCGTTGACCCTGTCCACGACCTCGATCGCGGCGGGTGCGCTCACCAGCGGGTAGAGCGGGGACTCCGGCTTGTTCAGGGCTTCGATCAGCAGGATCGCGCCCACCCGGTCGGCCGCGCGGGCCGCCGCCACCAGGTTCTCCAGGGCGAGTTCGTCCTGGACCGCCGGGTCCACGCCCTCGACGCGGTTGCCGTAGAGGGCGTTGAGCGCCTTGCAGCCGACCGACGCGGCGAAGTCCGCGGCCACGTCGATGTTGGCGCGGAAGCGGTCCGACTCCTCGCCGGGTACGGAGAGGGCGCCGCGGTCCGGGCCCGGCAGCTGCCCGGCGTAGAAGTTCAGGCCCACCAGCCGGGTGCCGGAGTCCTTGAGCGCCTTCCTCAGGCCGTCCAGCTCGCTCTGCTCGGGTGTGGCGGTGTCGGTCCACGGCCACCACAGCTCGACCGCAGTGAAGCCCGCCGCGGCGGCGGCCGCCGGGCGCTCCAGCAGCGGGAGCTCGGTGAAGAGGATCGAGAGGTTCACATCGAAGCGCTGGTCCGGGTATCCCATGAGGAGATGCGCCCCTTCCGTATTGCGGAAACTTCTTTCTGCTTAATGGAAGATTGCCTGTCGTGGGGGAGGGATGTCAAGGCCGGGCCGACATCTGACCGCGATCCGGACGCGATCCGGACGCGATCCGGCGGGGTC
The Streptomyces tirandamycinicus DNA segment above includes these coding regions:
- a CDS encoding heavy metal translocating P-type ATPase, whose translation is MTATVNGTAEVELAIGGMTCASCAARVERKLNRMDGVVATVNYATEKAKISYHGDEVSVRDLIATVEATGYTATEPPPARTRPEPGDGGSSGGGDGESEPEEALRPLRQRLITAAVLAVPVVAMAMVPALQFEYWQWLSLTLAAPVVTYAAWPFHRAAFTNARHGAATMDTLVSVGVSAAFLWSLWALFLGSAGEPGMTHGFELTIARTDGAGNIYLEVAAGVTAFILAGRYFEARSKRRAGAALKALMELGAKDVTVLRAGAEQLVPVEELAVGDRFLVRPGEKIATDGTVVEGSSAVDVSMLTGESVPVEVSVGDAVTGATLNAGGRLVVEARRVGGDTQLARMAKLVEDAQNGKAAVQRLADRISAVFVPAVIVLALGTLGFWLGSGAGGTAAFTAAVAVLIIACPCALGLATPTALMVGTGRGAQLGILIKGPEVLESTRRADTIVLDKTGTVTTGKMTLLGIHTAAGTGEIEVLRLAGALESASEHPLARAVVSGAAERAGALPAPEDFVNVPGLGVRGVVDGHAVLVGRERLLADAGVALPAELEQARARAEAAGRTAITVAWDGRARAVLGVADAVKPTSAEAVRRLRALGLTPILLTGDNKAVAEAVAAEVGIDRVIAEVMPEDKVDVVRRLQEEGRTVAMVGDGVNDAAALAQADLGLAMGTGTDAAIEAGDLTLVRGDLRVAADAIRLSRRTLGTIKGNLFWAFAYNVAALPLAAAGLLNPMIAGAAMAFSSVFVVGNSLRLRRFRPARRVQPGTGRRGALAA
- a CDS encoding DUF305 domain-containing protein translates to MNSKRSPIRQVAAAAAAGAAVLALAACGGNGGTADRPGGHAAASPSTAPSSAQQRHNAADVAFAQGMVPHHRQAVEMADLAASRAGSAEVRKLAEDIRKAQDPEIRTLSGWLASWGEDVPAEGADHSAHGAEGMMGAGEMARLEKSSGTAFDTAFMELMIRHHEGAVAMAEAERAEGAHAPAKRMAGEIITAQTGEIALMEKLLGRN
- a CDS encoding DUF6153 family protein; amino-acid sequence: MTRHTTGRARPTGRALALLVLTVLAGVLGMHALAPTGGAGTHAPAHDAVATAHAPSGHQPSHAASDHRRPPSEPSVPEAGPGCSHTDGGPNHLDHADGNCAATGVGSSYAPPVPTAGLGVPPDFAAPDGTGRTAPAGRAPPDLAELQLLRI
- a CDS encoding catalase, yielding MTQRVLTTESGAPVADNQNSATAGVGGPLLLQDQHLLEKLARFNRERIPERVVHARGSGAYGYFEVTDDITGFTRAGFLDTVGKRTEVFLRFSTVADSLGGADAVRDPRGFAVKFYTEEGNYDLVGNNTPVFFIKDPVKFPDFIHSQKRDPFTGKQEPDNVWDFWAHAPEATHQITWLMGDRGIPASYRHMNGYGSHTYQWTNAEGEAFFVKYHFKTNQGIRCLSSEQAAEVAGSDPNSHQTDLLQAIERGVNPSWTLYVQIMPAAEAADYRFNPFDLTKVWPHADYPLQRVGRLVLDRNPDNVFAEVEQAAFSPNNFVPGIGPSPDKMLQGRLFAYADAHRYRLGVNHTQLAVNAPKAVPGGADNYGRDGLMATRNGSRHDKNYEPNSYAGPVQTDAALSAPLALYGHTGTHAAPLHAKDDDFHQAGELYRLMSEEEKSRLVANIAGGLSQVSRDDVIDKNLAHFHAADPDYGKRVEEAVRALRED
- a CDS encoding 2-hydroxy-3-oxopropionate reductase, which produces MSTLADSPRTDLPTIAWIGLGIMGSPMSENLIKAGYQVTGYTLEQEKLDRLTAAGGTAATSIAEAVAGADVVITMVPASPQVEAVAYGPDGILENAKRGALLIDMSSITPQTSVELAKNAADKGIRVLDAPVSGGEAGAVEAVLSIMVGGEQDAFDEARPILEALGKTIVLCGPHGSGQTVKAANQLIVAINIQACAEAVVFLEKSGVDLRAALDVLNGGLAGSTVLTRKKDNFLDRDFKPGFRIDLHHKDMGIVTDAARNVGAALPVGAVVAQLVASLRAQGDGGLDHSALLRAVERLSGSPAA
- a CDS encoding TIM barrel protein; translated protein: MGYPDQRFDVNLSILFTELPLLERPAAAAAAGFTAVELWWPWTDTATPEQSELDGLRKALKDSGTRLVGLNFYAGQLPGPDRGALSVPGEESDRFRANIDVAADFAASVGCKALNALYGNRVEGVDPAVQDELALENLVAAARAADRVGAILLIEALNKPESPLYPLVSAPAAIEVVDRVNAATGLGNAKFLLDIYHLSMNGEDVAAVIDAYAAKTGHVQIADNPGRGAPGTGSLPLEELLDRLRKAGYDGWVGLEYKAGDRPSARSFDWLPESARPAH